A stretch of the Malus domestica chromosome 08, GDT2T_hap1 genome encodes the following:
- the LOC103428647 gene encoding protein RADIALIS-like 3, producing MASSGSWTARQNKLFENALAVYDKDTPERWYNLARAVGGKSVEEVKRHYQMLVEDVNKIEAGEVPLPNYRKSGGGNTKSYSMDIEEQRMKTLRIQ from the exons ATGGCGTCGTCAGGATCGTGGACGGCGAGGCAAAACAAGTTGTTTGAGAATGCTCTGGCGGTTTACGACAAGGACACGCCGGAGAGGTGGTACAATCTCGCGAGGGCTGTGGGTGGCAAATCAGTGGAGGAAGTGAAGAGGCACTATCAGATGCTTGTAGAAGATGTGAACAAGATTGAGGCTGGTGAGGTGCCTTTGCCTAATTACAGAAAATCTGGTGGAGGAAACACTAAATCATATTCCATGGATATTGAAGAACAGAG GATGAAGACTCTAAGAATTCAGTGA